TCGCGGAGCGGTTCCCGGATCAGCCGGCAGCGGCGTCCAGCACCTCGCGGACGGCGGCGCGGGCGGCCTGCGGGTCGTCGGACTCCAGGGCCACCTCGGCGGCGCGCTGACAGGTCGCCAGGCTGACCGTGGCGAGCTTGGCGCCGACGCCGGCGACCGAGGACGCCGCGCAGGACAGCGAGGTGATCCCCAGACCCACCAGCACGCAGGCCAGCAGCGGGTCGGCCGCGGCCTCACCGCACACCCCGACCGGCTTGCCGACCCGCTGGCCGGCCTCGGCGGTGAGCTGCACCATCCGCAGCAGCGCCGGCTGCCACGGGTCGGTGAGGTCGGCGAGGTCGCCGGAGAGCCGGTCGGCGGCCAGCGTGTACTGCGACAGGTCGTTGGTGCCGATGGACAGGAAGTCCAGGTGCTGCAGGAACCGGTCGGCCAGCAGTGCCACCGAGGGCACCTCGACCATCACGCCGGGCACCATCCCGCGCTCGCGCACCAGCGCCGCGAACTCGGCGGCCTCGCTGACCGTGGACACCATCGGCGCCATGACCCAGGGGGTCGAGTCGGTCTGCGCGGCGGCCTGGGCCACGGCGTCGAGCTGGCGGGTCAGGATGCCCGGGTCCAGCCGCGAGGTGCGCAGGCCGCGGACGCCGAGGGCCGGGTTGGCCTCGTCCGGCGGGGTGGCGAAGGCCAGCGGCTTGTCCGACCCGGCGTCCAGGGTGCGCAGCACGACCTTGCGGCCGGCGAAGGCCTCGAACACCGCCGCGTAGCCCTGGGCCTGCTCCTCGACGGTGGGCTCCTCGGCGTGGCCGAGGAAGGCGAGCTCGGTGCGCAGCAGGCCCACGCCCTCGGCGTGCGCGGCGGCCGCGGCCCGGGCCCCGGCGCCGTCCTGCACGTTGGCCAGCACCTGGACGGCGTGCCCGTCCGACGTCGTCGCCGGGCCCTCGTAGCCCGACAGCGC
This sequence is a window from Geodermatophilaceae bacterium NBWT11. Protein-coding genes within it:
- a CDS encoding phosphoenolpyruvate--protein phosphotransferase, which gives rise to MTTTSTGPEVTSSSVTGPTVLTGTPVVPGVALGPVVKPHGAVQLPGEDAQPVAEADRAGEKERFTAAAEVVAGRLSERAAAASGVSAAVLGTTAGLARDRGLLSTVEQRIDGGASAAVATVGAAQQFAELFASLGGLMAERVTDVNDVRDRIVAELTGQSEPGVTNPDTPSVLLADDLAPADTAGLDPTRIVALATRLGGSTSHTAIIARQLGLPCVVAVGGLNDVAEGALVLVDGEQGTVTVDPDQDEARARVEAARVAAEALSGYEGPATTSDGHAVQVLANVQDGAGARAAAAAHAEGVGLLRTELAFLGHAEEPTVEEQAQGYAAVFEAFAGRKVVLRTLDAGSDKPLAFATPPDEANPALGVRGLRTSRLDPGILTRQLDAVAQAAAQTDSTPWVMAPMVSTVSEAAEFAALVRERGMVPGVMVEVPSVALLADRFLQHLDFLSIGTNDLSQYTLAADRLSGDLADLTDPWQPALLRMVQLTAEAGQRVGKPVGVCGEAAADPLLACVLVGLGITSLSCAASSVAGVGAKLATVSLATCQRAAEVALESDDPQAARAAVREVLDAAAG